ACCATCTAGTTTATTAAGGCTTTGAGATGCATTAGCAGAGCCAAGTGTCAAAGCTTCTTTAAGCCCGTCTATAATTTCGGTCTCGGAAAGTGATTTGGTTGTGCTCCCCAATTTGGTAGGAATTTTGGTTCCTCCAATTTTGATCTGGCTAAAAGACAAAGTTGAGCTTGAAATTAGGATTATTGAAGCAAATATTTTTAAGGAGTTCATATGTTTGGGTAGGTTCTTTGGTTAATTTTTTTAGTTTTATGCCAAAAGCAATTACGCTATTATAAACGAATCAGTTTGAGAAAATTTTTATTGTTCAAAGAAACCTTAGCTCTTTTTGTTTCAATTATTTAATTTCTTCATTGTCAGTATCGACGATTGAGTCATTGTCAGACTTTTTTTGCCCTGGTTGTGAAAAATCGTGCGGGTTTTTATTCCTTAGAATTATAGCGACAACAAGGGAGATTATGAGTCCATAAAACAGAGTTCCTGTTACTGAAGCGAAAAATTGCTGTGAAGGAGAAAAGCTTTTTTTGATTTCTTCAATTTGTTTCTGAATTTCTTCCGGACTCGCTTTTCCTGTCATTAGATTTTTACTTTCCGAAATTAAAAATTCAAGGAAATTGGTGTTAATCCATTTAACATAAATAAAATTAAAAATTCCGGTTACAAGACCTGCGAAAAATGAGATAATTACTCCTGCCATAACTGCTTGGCTAAAAGATATTTTTCCCTGGTAGATGCATTCTCTGGCAGTTTTTATGCCTAAATAAATTCCGATACCAAGAATTATCCAACCTATTAAACCTAAGAAAGGTGCAATTCTGTATATGTATTCGTAATAAACAACAAGCCAAATGCCTGCTGCAGAGCCTGTAATCAGGCCGTATGAAACTCTTTTATCCATACGGCCAAATTAAGGTAAAAAAAGCTTATTTAGAAAACTGATTTTGTGATTTGTCTGATGTATTGGCTTGAGCTTCTTCTGTTACATTTATATCATCCAGACCAGCAAGCATTTCGTCCCTGAGTGCTTTGAACTGTTTCATATCTGATTTTTTAACGGGATCCCCTTTAATAGTCTTCACTTTTGTCCCATCTATTTGCTTTCCATTTTCCCAAAACCGGAAACAAACATGGGGGCCGCTTGCGAGCCCTGTGCTGCCAACATAACCAATAACCTGCCCCTGTTTTACCTTGGTTCCCGGTTTCATGCCTTTTGCTATTCTTGACATGTGAAGGTATTGAGTAGTATGAGTTTTATTGTGTTTTATCTTAACATAGTTTCCATTAAATACAGCAAACTTAGCTTCTGTAACTACTCCGTCAGCGACTGTCATTATAGGCGTTCCTGTGGGAGCTGCATAATCCGTTCCAAGGTGAGCCTTAAATACTTTTTGGACAGGGTGAAATCTTCTTTTAGAAAACTTGGAGCTAATCCGGAAGAATTTTAAAGGAGATTTTAAGAATCCCCCTTGCTGAAGACTATTTCCATCTTCATCATAAAAGGCATCTTTGCCATTCTTTCCGAAATTAAAAGCGTAATATTTTTTATTGTCATGCTCAAAGCATACTGAATGAATTCTCTTAACATTCAGAGGTTGTCCATCAAGTGTAACCTCGTCAAATATAATTTTAAAATTATCCCCTTGCTGTATTTTAAAAAAATCGACTTTTCTTGCGAAAATTTTTGAAAGCTCATATGCCAATACAGCGGGTGCATTGATCTGTTGAAGAGTTTCATAAAGGGAGCCAGTGATAGTACCACCAGTCCTTCTTTCTATTGTATCAGTGGGTTTCAGGTCTACAAGTACTTCCAATGGAGTTGTTTTGAATACAATAGTCTGGGTAGGATCTCCATAATAAATGAATCCTCTGGCTACTGAGTCTTTTTTAGATCTTAAAACATCATAAGATTTACCTGCTTGTATTTTACTTACTTTGAATTTGTTTTTTGATTCTGTTATAAGCTGGTTAATCACCTCTTTGGGTACATTATATTTTTGAAGGATTGAAGTGAAATTTTCATTCTTCTTTACCTTTTCTTCTATGATAGATAAAGAATCAATGTTCATTCCGTATTGGATAACCGGAGCCGGAGGAGGGAGTTGCTCTATTGTATCAATCCTTTGTTCTTCTTTCAGTGCTTCTATTTCGTTGTTCGATCTGTCTATCGTTAAAAAGAAAAATAATATCAGAGCCGACGTAATAATTAAGGTTGCAAGAATGAAAATTCTTAATTGCTTTTTGTGCATACTTTAATGATTTAATAAAAGAAGGAATAACCACTTAAACCTTCGCTTTCTGGAAAAAATTCCAGACTAATCAGAATAAAATCAGGCTTTTATTGCCTGGTGAATTTTTGGAAAGAAAATTTAATACGGCCGGGAATAGAAAAAAGTTTTAGAATTAAGTGTGGTATAAAAAAAACGAGGCTGTCTAAAAAGTAAATTTCCTAAAAAAATCATTGTATTATATTTAGAAAAACGGCCTTTTACTGGTTATTTATTGCACTAAAAAATAAGAGGCTGCCCTTTTTAGACAGCCTCGTCGAATTAAGATGGTGGAATTAATTATTGACTGCTACACTCACTTTGGATTTCTCAAGTGCCTGTTCTATATCTTTGATGATATCTTCTATGTTTTCAAGGCCGACAGAAACTCTGATTAATCCAGGTAGAATACCAACAGCCAGTCTGTCTTGTTCAGTAAGTTTGGAATGTGTGGTAGAGGCAGGGTGTGTTGTAATTGTTCTTGAATCACCAAGATTAGCGCTGTTTGTCGCCATAATACAGGCATTAAGAAAGTCTCTTCCTCTTTCCAATCCTCCTTTTATGATAAACGTAACTATACCGCCTCCGGCTTTCATTTGTTTTTTAGCAAGAGCGTATTGGGGATGGCTTTTTAAGAAAGGATATTTAACAGATTCTATTTCAGGATGATTTTCAAGATATTCAGCTAGCTTTAAAGCATTGTCACAGTGTCTGTCCATTCTTACAGCCAGTGTTTCAAGGCTTTTTGAAAAGATCCAGGCATTAAATGGTGATAAAGCCGGACCTGTATGTCTGCTGAAGAATCTTACTTCTTTGATTAATTCTTTGCTTCCAACAATGATTCCACCGATTGCTCTTCCTTGTCCGTCTATAAATTTTGTAGCGGAGTGGTTAACTATATGAGCCCCCCATTTAATTGGCTGCTGTAGATAAGGAGTAGCAAAACAATTGTCAACATTAAGAATGATGTTGTGTTTGTTAGCTAGTTTGCCCAACCACTCAAGATCTATCAGATCCAGTGCAGGATTGGAAGGGGTTTCCACCATAATCATTTTGGTGTTTTTTTGTATCAAGCCTTCCCAGGTATCAGGTTTGTCTATATCAGCAAATGTATGTGTGATTCCCCATCTGGTAAAGATGTTAGTAAGAATCTGAATGGTAGATCCGAAAACAGATCTTGAGACAAGAATATGATCACCTGATTTCAAAAAAGCGGCCATGCTGGTAAATACCGCAGACATTCCGGATGCAAGTGCAAAGCCATCTTCGGCGCCTTCCATCTTGCAGATTTTTTCAATAAATTCCGAGTTATTTGGATTGGAAAAACGTGTATAAATATTGCCCGGATATTCGTCTGCGAAGAGTGCACGTGCCTGCTCCGCGTCTTCAAATACAAAACTGGAGGTCATATAAATAGGGGCAGTATGCTCCCTGTTATAAGTTCTCTCCATCTGATTTCTAATCGCGTTGGTTTCAAAATGATCAAATTGCTGCTCCATTCAATTTAATATTATAGTGATTAATTAAGATTCTCAGACTCTAGACTACATCAAGAGACCAGGTAATTTTGGCCGTTTTTTCAAGGGTCTTTGCTACTGAACAGTATTTGTCCAGAGACAATACAATTGCTTTCTCAACTTTGGATGTGTCAACCGGCCCTTTTACAATAAATTTGATATGAATGTCCTGAAATAAAGAAGGGACTGCTTCAGGTTCTCTTTCTCCGTTGATTTCAATTTTAAAATCTGCAATTTCTACTCTTTGTTTTTTCAGAATCGATAAAACATCAATAGCACTGCAACCTCCTAATCCCATTAGGAGCAATTCCATTGGTCTTGCACCGAGGTTTTGCCCGCCAATGGCAGGAGAAGCGTCGATGTTTACATGGTTTCCCTGTTCGTTGGATGCTTCAAAATGATAAGCATCGTTACGTCTGTCTAGTTTAATAAGCATGCTTCAAAATTAAATTAAATCCTGATGTTTATCTTGTTATATGTTCAAAATTATAAATAAAATTTTTCATTTTATAATTATCGCCAAATAAAATTTTGAAATGAGCAGTTTGTTATATTTTTTTCAAAATTTTATTTTGTTGATGGGCTTTTTTAAAAAATTTTTGTTATTTTTGAATTGTACCTTCTTAGAGGGAACTTTTTAAGGAGGGAATTTCTTAAATTTAGAATACAAACCCTGCTCTTAGGAGCTTAACTAATTTTGTAAATGAGCACAGAATTAAAAGTAAACAAAGAATTACTAGACAAGATCAATCCTGAAGCTAAGGAGGATATTTTGGAATTGCAAACCAAAATTCAGGCTTTCAGAAATCTTGAATTGGATCATGATAAATTCAGAGCTTTCCGATTGGCAAGAGGTGTGTATGGCCAGCGTCAGGAAGGTGTACAGATGGTACGTATAAAACTTCCTTTTGGAAAGGTTTCGCCTTTACAGTTAGTTAGAATTGCTGATATATCGGATCGTTATGCAGCTCATAATTTGCATTTAACAACCCGTCAGGATATTCAGATTCACTTTGTAAAGCTGGAAAATGCACCCAAAGTGTGGGCTGAACTGGAGGAAGTTGGCGTAACTCTTAGAGAAGCATGCGGAAATACTGTTCGTAATATTACAGCTTCTTCTGAAGCAGGGATTGATCCGGAAGAGTTATTCGATGTTACTCCCTATGCTCATGCTGCTTTTAAGTTCTTCCTCAGAAATCCTGTTTGCCAGGAAATGGGAAGGAAATTTAAGATTTCCTTTTCAAGCAGCGAGAAAGATACTGCATTTGGTTTTATGCATGATCTTGGTTTTATACCAAGGGTAAAAACTGAAAACGGAAAAGAAGTCAGAGGATTTAAAGTATTCTTAGGAGGAGGGCTTGGTGCTCAGCCTTTCCTGGCTCACGTTGCTTATGAATTCTTACCGGAAGATCAGATGATTCCATTAATCGAAACGGTAATAAGGGTTTTTGACAGACATGGAGAAAGAAGTAAAAGGCATAAAGCTCGTTTAAAATATCTTGTAAACGGTATTGGCTTCGAAGCGTTCATGAAGCTTGTAGAAGGAGAGAAAAAGGCTATAAAATGCAAGTCATTTATTGTTGATAGAGATGCCGTAGAAACTAGTATTCCCGGACCTGAGAGAACTTATTCTACAACAGCTCCTTCAGATCCTCAGAAATACGAGAACTGGTTAAAGACCAATGTTTTCGAGCAAAAGCAAAAAGGATTTTATGGTGTAAATGTGAAGCAGTTCCTGGGCGATATGGCAACAGATACTGCAAGAGAATTTGCTGCCATAGTACAAAAATATGCTTCGGATGATATCAGAATTACGGTAAACCAAGGCTGGTTGTTGAAATATGTCAGAAAAGAAGCTTTAACAGGTTTGTTTAATGAGTTGGATAAGCTTGGTCTTGCAGATCCTGGTTTTGACAGCACTGTTGATATCACTGCATGTCCGGGAACAGATACATGTAACCTTGCTATCAGCAGCAGTACCGGAATTTCTGGAGAGCTTGAGAGAATGATGAAAGAGGAATTTCCTGATCTTATCTTTAATAAAAACATCAAAATTAAAATCAGTGGTTGTATGAACGCCTGCGGCCAGCATACCATTGCTAATATAGGTTTTCATGGGATGTCCATTAAAAATGGAAACTATGTATTGCCTGCAATGCAATTACTTCTGGGTGGTGGAGTAGAACCGGATGGATCTGGAAGTATTGCGGATAAAGTTGTTAAACTTCCTACAAAAAGATGTCCTGATGCAGTTAGATTAATTCTTGCAGATTACGATGAGTTTGCATTTGAAGGGGAGTATTTCAATGACTATTATAGAAGGCAAATAGCAGCTGACAAAACTTATTTCTATAAGAAGTTAAAGCCTCTTGCTGAATTGTCAACACTTTCAGAGCTTGATTACATTGACTGGGGGCATACCGAAAAATATGTGACTGAAGTTGGGGTTGGTGAATGCGCCGGGGTTATGCTTGACCTTGTTGGGACTCTGATAAATGAAACCGAAGATAAATTAAAGTGGGCTAAAAGAGCTTATGATAAAGATGCTTTTGCAGACAGTATTTATCAGTCTTATGCTACGTTTATCTGCGGAGCAAAAGCTTTGTTAACTTCGGAAAATATCAATTGCAATACACATATCGGTATAGTAAAAGATTTTGATACACACTTTATAGCTAAAGGACAATTGGAAGTAGATGGAGGTTCATTTGAGAAACTAGTTCTGAAGATGAGCGAACATGAGCCAACACAGGAGTTTGCTAAAGTTTACCTGGAAGAAGTAACAGATTTTCTAACAAAGGTAAGGGCATACAGAGCACAAAAGTTATTGGTAAACGGATAATCAATCTTATGAAGAGTGCAAGATTAACATTGGTTGGTGCTGGTCCCGGAGATCCGGAGCTGATAACGCTTAAGGGAATAAAAGCCCTTGCTGAAGCTGATGTTGTCTTGTATGACGCACTTATTCATCCTGAAATCCTTAATCATATTCCTGCAAATACACCTAAGGTATTTGTGGGAAAAAAGAAGGGTGTATGTCAGTTTCCTCAGGAAGATATAAACAAACTGATTGTTGAGCATGCTTTTAAATATGGCCATGTTGTAAGATTAAAAGGGGGAGATCCTTTTATTTTTGGTCGCGGTCATGAAGAGCTGGTCTATGCGCAGTCCTTTGATATTCCGACAACTGTAATTCCGGGTATATCAAGTTCAATTGCTGTGCCGGAGTTGCAGGGAATTCCTCTTACAAGACGGGGGGTTAATGATAGTTTCTGGGTGCTTACCGGAACTACCCGAAATCATGAACTGTCTTCTGATATTGAAATAGCAGCACGTTCAAATGCTACAGTTGTCATTCTGATGGGGATGACAAAACTAAAAGAAATTGTTTCTATATTTCAGGAACAAAATAAAGGCGAGATACCTGTGGCTGTCATTCAAAACGGAACTATGCCTGATGAGAAGATTGGTCTGGGTACGATTGATACAATCGTTGATGTAGTTGATGATTTAAAACTTTCTTCTCCCGCTGTAATTGTGATAGGCAAAGTAGTTGATCTGCATCCTGATTTTGTAAACGAATTTATTTATCAGGAAAAGGTAAGACTTAAAGATACCAAAGGGGCGAT
The nucleotide sequence above comes from Sporocytophaga myxococcoides. Encoded proteins:
- a CDS encoding DUF4199 domain-containing protein; this encodes MDKRVSYGLITGSAAGIWLVVYYEYIYRIAPFLGLIGWIILGIGIYLGIKTARECIYQGKISFSQAVMAGVIISFFAGLVTGIFNFIYVKWINTNFLEFLISESKNLMTGKASPEEIQKQIEEIKKSFSPSQQFFASVTGTLFYGLIISLVVAIILRNKNPHDFSQPGQKKSDNDSIVDTDNEEIK
- a CDS encoding nitrite reductase, with protein sequence MSTELKVNKELLDKINPEAKEDILELQTKIQAFRNLELDHDKFRAFRLARGVYGQRQEGVQMVRIKLPFGKVSPLQLVRIADISDRYAAHNLHLTTRQDIQIHFVKLENAPKVWAELEEVGVTLREACGNTVRNITASSEAGIDPEELFDVTPYAHAAFKFFLRNPVCQEMGRKFKISFSSSEKDTAFGFMHDLGFIPRVKTENGKEVRGFKVFLGGGLGAQPFLAHVAYEFLPEDQMIPLIETVIRVFDRHGERSKRHKARLKYLVNGIGFEAFMKLVEGEKKAIKCKSFIVDRDAVETSIPGPERTYSTTAPSDPQKYENWLKTNVFEQKQKGFYGVNVKQFLGDMATDTAREFAAIVQKYASDDIRITVNQGWLLKYVRKEALTGLFNELDKLGLADPGFDSTVDITACPGTDTCNLAISSSTGISGELERMMKEEFPDLIFNKNIKIKISGCMNACGQHTIANIGFHGMSIKNGNYVLPAMQLLLGGGVEPDGSGSIADKVVKLPTKRCPDAVRLILADYDEFAFEGEYFNDYYRRQIAADKTYFYKKLKPLAELSTLSELDYIDWGHTEKYVTEVGVGECAGVMLDLVGTLINETEDKLKWAKRAYDKDAFADSIYQSYATFICGAKALLTSENINCNTHIGIVKDFDTHFIAKGQLEVDGGSFEKLVLKMSEHEPTQEFAKVYLEEVTDFLTKVRAYRAQKLLVNG
- a CDS encoding peptidoglycan DD-metalloendopeptidase family protein → MHKKQLRIFILATLIITSALILFFFLTIDRSNNEIEALKEEQRIDTIEQLPPPAPVIQYGMNIDSLSIIEEKVKKNENFTSILQKYNVPKEVINQLITESKNKFKVSKIQAGKSYDVLRSKKDSVARGFIYYGDPTQTIVFKTTPLEVLVDLKPTDTIERRTGGTITGSLYETLQQINAPAVLAYELSKIFARKVDFFKIQQGDNFKIIFDEVTLDGQPLNVKRIHSVCFEHDNKKYYAFNFGKNGKDAFYDEDGNSLQQGGFLKSPLKFFRISSKFSKRRFHPVQKVFKAHLGTDYAAPTGTPIMTVADGVVTEAKFAVFNGNYVKIKHNKTHTTQYLHMSRIAKGMKPGTKVKQGQVIGYVGSTGLASGPHVCFRFWENGKQIDGTKVKTIKGDPVKKSDMKQFKALRDEMLAGLDDINVTEEAQANTSDKSQNQFSK
- a CDS encoding trans-sulfuration enzyme family protein: MEQQFDHFETNAIRNQMERTYNREHTAPIYMTSSFVFEDAEQARALFADEYPGNIYTRFSNPNNSEFIEKICKMEGAEDGFALASGMSAVFTSMAAFLKSGDHILVSRSVFGSTIQILTNIFTRWGITHTFADIDKPDTWEGLIQKNTKMIMVETPSNPALDLIDLEWLGKLANKHNIILNVDNCFATPYLQQPIKWGAHIVNHSATKFIDGQGRAIGGIIVGSKELIKEVRFFSRHTGPALSPFNAWIFSKSLETLAVRMDRHCDNALKLAEYLENHPEIESVKYPFLKSHPQYALAKKQMKAGGGIVTFIIKGGLERGRDFLNACIMATNSANLGDSRTITTHPASTTHSKLTEQDRLAVGILPGLIRVSVGLENIEDIIKDIEQALEKSKVSVAVNN
- a CDS encoding OsmC family protein; the protein is MLIKLDRRNDAYHFEASNEQGNHVNIDASPAIGGQNLGARPMELLLMGLGGCSAIDVLSILKKQRVEIADFKIEINGEREPEAVPSLFQDIHIKFIVKGPVDTSKVEKAIVLSLDKYCSVAKTLEKTAKITWSLDVV
- the cobA gene encoding uroporphyrinogen-III C-methyltransferase — encoded protein: MKSARLTLVGAGPGDPELITLKGIKALAEADVVLYDALIHPEILNHIPANTPKVFVGKKKGVCQFPQEDINKLIVEHAFKYGHVVRLKGGDPFIFGRGHEELVYAQSFDIPTTVIPGISSSIAVPELQGIPLTRRGVNDSFWVLTGTTRNHELSSDIEIAARSNATVVILMGMTKLKEIVSIFQEQNKGEIPVAVIQNGTMPDEKIGLGTIDTIVDVVDDLKLSSPAVIVIGKVVDLHPDFVNEFIYQEKVRLKDTKGAMNTETKEFYRKLFNW